A segment of the Thermodesulfobacteriota bacterium genome:
TTACGAACATAGGGTATATGAAATCATCTATGCTCAGAGTTGTCTCGGCAACAAGCTCTCTTATGCCCTTAGACCTTCTTAGTCTTCTTGGTCTGTATGATGGGAAATACATGGGCAGTAGTTTAATATCTTATCTCTAAGTAAGCAATA
Coding sequences within it:
- a CDS encoding porphobilinogen synthase; amino-acid sequence: MYFPSYRPRRLRRSKGIRELVAETTLSIDDFIYPMFVMPGKNKRVEVKSMPGIYKQSIDNLIKEIREVKK